The following coding sequences are from one Eucalyptus grandis isolate ANBG69807.140 chromosome 11, ASM1654582v1, whole genome shotgun sequence window:
- the LOC104424313 gene encoding uncharacterized protein LOC104424313, producing MNSEKYRPTALDLNAPILSTRRPPQSSCCIRRASSRRGVSDGIPFSWEQAPGKPKKSADEVMGGSSPKEADTPRLRPPPQMVEKPKGYITDGSGDVSSLNNEEDMFSNAVDVFSLSEAIDILERAERSVHAPDDNIDQLKLKIAESCGKDASPNFMINRFLPDASALALAAASSALTSYHHHPFYSEDETRDLNCCKRQVSSSCRYKEQEVVASRRSAAATQASGAQKGCGMENLFLWRMKPRFCGDHKTCHVQPFSTAKPKNM from the coding sequence ATGAATAGCGAGAAATATCGTCCGACAGCACTCGACCTCAATGCCCCAATTCTATCCACCAGGCGCCCTCCGCAGTCATCTTGTTGCATCCGCAGGGCGTCGTCAAGAAGAGGGGTCAGTGATGGCATCCCGTTCTCATGGGAGCAAGCTCCGGGCAAGCCCAAGAAGAGCGCCGACGAAGTGATGGGCGGCAGCTCGCCCAAGGAGGCGGACACGCCTCGCCTTCGTCCTCCGCCACAAATGGTTGAAAAACCGAAAGGATATATCACCGACGGCAGTGGTGATGTTTCTTCGTTAAATAATGAAGAGGATATGTTTTCTAATGCGGTGGATGTGTTCTCACTGTCGGAGGCAATAGATATCCTCGAGAGAGCTGAGAGATCGGTCCACGCACCTGACGATAACATCGACCAGCTCAAGTTGAAGATTGCAGAGTCGTGCGGCAAGGACGCGTCGCCCAACTTCATGATCAACCGGTTCCTCCCAGATGCCAGTGCCTTGGCGCTGGCGGCGGCGTCTTCAGCCCTTACTAGTTACCATCATCATCCTTTTTATAGCGAGGACGAGACCAGGGACTTGAATTGTTGCAAGAGGCAGGTGAGCTCATCATGTAGGTACAAAGAACAAGAAGTGGTAGCATCAAGGAGATCGGCAGCAGCAACACAAGCTAGTGGAGCTCAGAAAGGGTGTGGAATGGAGAATCTCTTCCTTTGGCGCATGAAGCCCAGGTTCTGTGGTGATCATAAGACTTGCCATGTTCAACCCTTCTCTACTGCCAAGCCCAAAAATATGTGA